The nucleotide window GTGCTCGGGAATGGTGTTGCATCGTTGACTTGGTGGGGAATCCCGCGTACTCGGTAGCAGCACCTCGGCTCCCTTGCAACGGAATTCTCGCGCACCTTTGTTCACCGTACGCGCGCGTGAGAAGGACTGCGTGCGCGTTTCCGGGCGATTCTGCGTGCGACAGTGGACTCTCGTGCGTatcgtcatcatcgtcgttGGATTCGTGGTACGGATTCGCCGATTGATCCCGCGGGGACCTCGGCCGAAGGCCGTCCGTGGCGATAAAATCGGGACGTTCTCGCCCGCTCGCAGTGGTGGACAACATTGTGATACACGCagaacggagagagaaagactgAGCGAGTgcaggagagagagagggagaagcGAATAGTGGAAAAACATGGCACAGCCGACGAGCAGCGCTCTGCGGGCGCTCGCCCTGGAGTACAAGAGCCTGCAGGAGGAGCCCGTCGAGGGCTTTCGCGTAAAGCTGGTCAACGAGGACAACATGTTCGAGTGGGAAGTCGCGATCTTCGGCCCGCCCGACACTCTCTACCAGGGCGGATATTTCAAGGTATACCCGCATCGGGTGCCTGTTTACGCGTGGCGTGAGTGTTGGCGCGAGTCGCGCCGAGCAACGGCGGCGGTGGCTACGTTAACGCTGCGCGTCGATTTTTCTTGGTTATGTCGCCGTTCGTCTACGTCGCCGTTTTACGCTCCGCGCTTTCGCTTCGCGTCCGATCCCGCGGCTGCCTCGCTCTCACCTCGAAAAACGGCGCTTCCTTCTTACGCGCGTTTATCGCGAGATAAACAAAGCTACATTACGCGGCGCTGACTTTCGAACACGTCCCGTCGCGTAACTTcgcccttcttttttttttatttattcacttttcttttatatatatatatttttttttttttttttttgtttgcaaCATGGACGCATCCTGTCTCGTACTTGGCGCACAACGCGGACGCCTGGCGTTATTGACTAACGTTTCGATTTTCCAGTAAATTCATACGCGGCGCAAGACGAGGAGATTCTATTCCTGGTAACGCGATGTGGAATACTTATCActgcgcgatatcgcgagcgTGTACTCGCAATATGTTATTTCTATACCGATTTGCCAATACATAGGAATATCTTATCAAATATTGAACGGGGGTAGAGTTCGAATAAATTTGACGTTTGACGGATCGGCCTTTACGAGGATTACGATCCGCAGTTAAACGTCGGTTAAATTCATTGTCtctttttatatcgataaataaatcgGCGCGCTCGCGTAATTCACGTCGGCGCTTTGCGGCCTCTAAAGATAAATTCTAAGCCGATACAATGCATTCTAATCTTATAAATCGAGCAGCGGCAAAATAGAAGGCGAGATCTCCGCCTTCGCGCTTTATAGTTCGCGTGGAAATATTCTTTCATTTTctacacaaatttttttttgagctcAAAAAGTATCTTATCCGCTATTGAAAAGGAAAACGGAGCAGAGCTCTAATGTACGCGGCGTATAATTCAGCGGACACGGCTGCGAATATTACGATCGTGCTGCAGGGAGATATGCAGCTCACGTTggctttttatattttaataacaatgagCACGCGGAGATAATTTGCGCTGATACCTCTCCGGAGCTTCGAAAGATAAACAGCTTGATAAACTTTATTGTAATCTCGCGAATCAGACGCTCGCGCTTTATAGTGCGcctctaaaatatataataagcTATTTATCCGTTCGCAGGGGAAAATTtccaagtattttaattatgccgaacgttgcaaaattgtttttcgGAATATAGATAGATTGCGACACGTCACGTGCCGTATAGCGCTGACTAAATTGCGAGACGTGGAAACAATAGTGGCCCGTCAATCGGCGCCTATTATTAGTTCGATAACGAAACGATTCGCAcggtctcttttttttatagtcgCCAAATGTTTGCGCGTGCGACAATTGCGGAGTTCTGCGTCTTCCGCCACGTACGGCCCCGAGCGCCTCGTTTCCTATCCTTGAAGCCAATGTTTATCTCGGAAACTTGAACGTTTCCCTGCCAAGTGAATTCTAACAATCGCACGCGAGCCGTCGGTGGCTACCTTGACCGACCGATGACGGTACCGGGGCTCGTGTATTATCTCTTCCCTCGCTTGCCGatgattaattattcccgCGTCGATATCGAACTGAGCCGGGACGGGAAATCAAATGTTAATCGGACAAAAATTTTACTCTAAATCTGCGATATCGACGTTCTATTTTTGCTTATTAAACACGTCACGTCCGGCGGAGTAAGAGCGCGAGTACGCGTCGCAAGgggcgcgagaaaaaaaaagaaaaaaaaaaataataaaaaaaataaagaaagagggaTGGAAGTGATTTTTCGCCTCTGACGTCAATACGGTTGCAGCGAGGAGGCTTGACGCTCGGCCAGGTTAAACGCCAGACTGTGAAATGAGTTCTGTCATTGCCGGCGCGACTGCGAAGTTTTTGCATGTCCCGTCCGCTTTCTAAAACCACTCTCCGCCTCGCCGTGAACGAGTGAACGCCTATTCACGTAACGCAACGTATCTTCCCACAACGTAACCGGCGGTAACGAGCGCGGCGTTTCTTGCAGACTGTGTATACACCTTGCGCACGTAAAGCCCTCTCGGTAGTTATTTCGAAAGACTGCGTCCACCGCGTCCGCTCGCAGCGCTGGATTAATCTATTATCCATTTTACCGTGATCGCGTTAGCCCTTAATCGGTGAATGCTCGCGTTGCGCCGTGCTCAGGTAAACAATCGCTTTCATCTTACGCTGCGTTTGAGGTATCTTCGTGAATGAATAACTTTACGTACCTCAGTTCCATTATTTAGAGGGGCAACAAAGTTTCCCCCGGCCTTTATTTATGGACCTTCTGGTCAATTTGAAATCGATCCTCCCGCCGCAGAAATTTTGCTAGGGAACCAGCTGTCGAAAATGCTCGGCCGAGCTCTCGTCGCGCTTTGAAGCTCCGAATCGAATTTCACGGCGCACGTAGGCGACGAGGTTTCGACGCCGTGTTTAGCTTGACGACGAGACGATAAAGAGTCCGCACAATGCGAACAGTAATAACGGTAACGGAATCGAGTCTTGTAAAAATTGCGAAAGATTTGCGTCGCAAGAAAACGATACGtgcgattaatataaatgcagcgctaaattaattgcgtatgCACATAATCTAATCGAATCTTAGCGCATTCATGCATTGTTAATGATCCGCTACCTTTTAAAACGAAATGGAAAACTTCAATTCACACCGAGGTTTATGGTTGCGCATTCGGAATGTGCGTGTCGAGACGTGACACCTAAATATcaattatagaaatataaatatcgatattaattatcagattttttttttcttcttttttttttcatcagatttgtttttacgttttaatagcACGTTTGATTAAGATATCGAGGGCTCGTAGTTTTTTAGTGGTAGTCGACGGTTCTGACGATCTTCTCTCAAGATCGCGGTTCCATTTATCGAGAATCTCCCCCGATCAAAATTTATGCACGACTCGGTAAAAGGCGAGGAGCGTCGATACGGCTGCCAAGTTACATAAAATGCCATCGAGCATTGTCTCGATTCTATTCCTGGGTGCAAGCCTAGGCCTTTACCGATCAACGTGGCTGATCAACTTTCACCTAATCTCATTCCGCTCAAGACGATCGCTCGGCTCCGTTGCTCGGTGGACGAAAAATCGACCGTTTGACGAGTTGATGATTTTCGAAAGCAAGCGATTCGGTCGGCGTTTCATTTTCCACGAAGTCTGCCTCGATCAGACTTTATCCTTTCACCTCGCAAAGAGATGGCGGACATCCCGCTTCGCGTATGCCAAGAACttttcgcgataatatatATGACCGTGGAATCGAAGCCAATACTCGCGAAATCTTTTCTAAAGAACCCGCGCTTGTCGATTCCCCCGGGTCTGCGTTTACGATAAGAAACGCATTTTCTTCCATTTTACGCGTGTCGAAAAAGCTAAgagttatttttatctacgATTCTTTTCTCGATTCGTGAGACGAAAGGAGCTTCGGTACgcatagaaaaatatatttacaaattatatgcatatatatatatttatttatttaataaattaaaattttttttatataatttatttaataaattaaaaaatgcacaaAGCATGTTAATGAGAATTATCCAAACTGTACAATTTATttgtcgaagaaaaaaaattgtgtcacggttttttaatttttttttttttttttttttctttttcaagttACGAATGTAAATCGAGTGAATCTCATAACCAATCGAATTTATTTGTCGAGGCACGATGCGATTCGATAGTTTTAAAGTCGCCATCTAGCTCGTGTTACACAACACCGCGTTGCGATGACCAAGAGTTGCTTATTGCCGAAGTAGGTCGCGAAAATTTGTAGGTCATACGGTGGATTTGCGACGAAAGACGCCGAGATGATAGCTCCCTTCCGGAGCAAACTTGCAAAAATCCTCACGGTCTTTCTTCCGCAAAAGCATCTCCTGCGAATGAATGCAACCGTTGcgacgtacaaaaaaaaaaagaaaagaaaattccgAGGGTAGAGTTTCGCGATGAAAAGCTCGTACAGAGTTCTCCTGGAATGTTACCTAACAGTGCCACGTAAGATCGCACGATGATAATTGCGATCAATATTGCAGTATCGCATCGACTCGTCCCGTgcatgcatatttttaatccgAGGGAATTAATAAGTAACAactgataattaataaccgctctttcatttttaatataaacgagGTTCGCTTTTTTAAGTGAAACCCGTACGGAATATTATCGATCGCGCCGACAAAGCGcacgagggagagagaaccTTTTTAACCGGCCTCGTTTTAGCCGGACAAGGTGTTTTGGAAAATTAGTCGTAACTAAAATTGCTCGGTGCTATGCGGCGAAACAATTTGCGAATACACGTGGAGCAGCCGCGCGGCGGGTACGAGTAGAATTTTCGTGACACTGCGAGCGTGTAGTCGGTAGAAAGTAGGTTAATTCTAGAACGCGGTTATCCCGGAGGACGAGGTGGATATTTGGGCCATGACCAGGTCGCGATCAATATAGCGTCCCGACGGCGAAGCCTGCATCGAACAACCAGACGCCCCTTTCGCGCGCCGGAATGGAAATCGATATCGTCGCGGATTCCCTTGGAAATTCCGCGGTCGATCGAAATATCGGGCTCTTATCGGCGTCGTAGCTGGCGGCCCGATTTTACATCTTGTCTCGTTATCTCGGTTACGGTCTAAGCGGCCATGTTGCTCCACTTTTGCAGCATCGGAGAACTCCGATCATTTACAGGTCGCGAAGCGATTAACTCGCCGTCGCGTTAATTCGAATCGATTTTCCTCGGCGAAGTACGAGAAACCGCTCGTTCCTGCCGTTCGCCAGGTTTTCAAATTCGCGTTATCGTCGCGAGAGATTAGAAAGTTCGCGCGAGATTTCCCGTGGTTGTAGTAAGCTTCGCCGAGAAATTTGCTGCTTTTCCTTTTCGAGAACCAGCACAAGGCGGGTGCTTAAAAGCACCGTAACTTcagttttctaattttattaccgtACGCGCGAAGGGATATTATTCTTCGTTGCTCGTAAGAATAGAACCGACGATCTCGCTAATGCaaggcacttttttttttttactttttcgcgCGTGCGTTGCATTGGATATTGAACTCGCCGAAATTATAACGGTACCGATTCGCGACGGGATAAACGCGAAGCGTGCTCGCGCGGATTGTCGCGTGGGCATCCCGAGATGAGAATACACCTTGACTGAAGTCTCGATTCGTTTATGTTACAGGCACACATGAAGTTCCCGCCGGATTATCCGTACAGTCCACCGAGCATTCGCTTCATGACAAAAGTTTGGCACCCGAATGTATATGAGGTGAGTGAATATATATGGGAATTATCGATCCCCCGCAACGCTCTCTCCTCGTTTCGACCCTTTACTCTCGTACGTGTGTACGTGCGTGTCCTCTTCGCCTCCCTTTTCTGTTCATCCGTCCtgctttctccctttctctctccagCCGCCCTTCGCTGTATAACGACCCGTCCCTCTGTCCGCTCGTCCGTCtgccttctctttctctctttatcttccACCCTCCGCCGCCATAGCTTTTACAACCATCAGCTTTTACATCGTCACTTTCAACGTTTGCGAAGCTACCCGGGCCGTCTGAATCCCGGGCCGTCGTTTCCATCGAGACGCAACGGCGGACCGGgtgaaagaggaaagaaaggaaaaagaataaaaaaaaaagaaagaaagaaagaaagtaaaaacggGGCCGACTCGAAAAATTGCACGTTGTGTAGTTCTCGCTCGAGGCTGCATTCATATTGACGTATCACCGTCGTCGCGTTCTTGGAACGTCCGGCCGTACTATATTTATCGCGGACACGCGTCGCCGTCACGTTTCGACGTTTTGTAAAAACCTTCGTCGATCGCCCAGTTCTTTCGCCACATCCGGCGACGTGCGAATTTGCGCAGGCGGGATTAGCCAGGGAAAACGAGTCCGGGGACCGATCGAGGCGAGCCGGGCACGCCGCTGATAATCCGCGACGTTTTTACGAGGGCTGATCGCCGCGTTGTCCGCCACTTTAAAAGGTCGAAAGCGCGACGACGGCCGTTTCCTGTCCGCCGCGCCGAGGCACCGCGTCGGCGAGGCATCCACGGTCGAGTTTCGCTCGGCTTTCCGCTCGAAAACTAAACGTCGATCTAAATGAGATACGCGAAATCGTCTTTACGGCGACGCCCGTCGGCGATCGCCTCTTATGGAAACGCGCGGGCAGTTCCCACTTGCCCACGTGGCCGATACGTGCGAACGTAAAATCGTTGGgattagcaaaatattttgcgtagCGCCGCGGAAACGAGCCAGGAAATCGAGAATGCATTTCCGCGTTCTTCTTACGTATTACATATTTACGACGATATCATTTGCGTTTGCACAAAAGTATCGCATTCCCATACGCTTATCGACCTCGGCCACATCTCTTGCACCGCTGTTCGTCGTATATGACCCTTCGGCGGCTAGCGAAGCGAAGTCAATGACCGTCGAAAGCCCGTGTGGACATTCGTGCTCGCTCGCCCATCGTCGACAGGGATGGTAACGATAGGAACGTGTTATGAGTAACGAGGCAAACGCAAtactctttttcttaaaaaaataaaaaaataaaaaaaaaagaaaaagaaattttttaggATACGAGCCGTCTAAGAGAGGATATTAAAGTTCGTGAATTGTAGACTATGGATAGTTCTCACAGCACTTTGTTCCAAGCGGCACATGCTCGCGGTACAAAAAAGACGTAACGATAAATTACCGTAATTCTTATGTCGCGTAGAAACTAgaatgcaaatataaaatcaaatgcTTCGagttgtttatttttttttgtcttggTTACAGTATCGAAACTTGTTGAttgattgaaataaattgaacaattattaactacGATTTTACTTCGCTGACGTCCGTTTTCACTCGGCGTGAAAAGCTCGCGTAACAATTTGTATTGGACATTTAAATTCAAAGGAGTGAAATCTTTTTACTTTGTATGTCATAtccaattttttcttttttttctttctttcttttacattaCGCGCGATCATAGCGAAGCCACTAATTGCAAAGTGAAAACGACGATCTCTACATTTAACGAGGCGGACCGTGAAAAAGTAACTCTCGGTTgtgttaagaaaattaatcatacACGGGGAAGTTAATCCAtctcatcttttttttttttttttttctacccgcgacgtgaaattttatttcgatgatAATCTACGCGTTGCGCAAATCCTCGCGGAAACGGCACTTACTTTAATATGTAGAAGTCTTTCGCAACCGAAGCGGACCGTCGTAGGCTTGCTCGATATATGCCACGCGGCTTAACACGTGCACGACTCCGCTCTTCTCGCAGGCCAACTTTCTCCGTCGTGAAATTCGTATTATTTATACGCCTATGTACCTCGCACATTACGCGAATCTTCCCTGGGCTTGCGAGCCGTACGGTAGACTATCATTTCGCATGATAAGGAATGAAAGACGACGACAGCGTTTCATTTATCTTCGTGTGTATGGACCGTACGCGGGGTGATTTTATATTGAGCCACCGGTGTCGCGTTTCTTAAGCAGCGGCTTCCgggttcaattttttttatttcatatacatatatttttgtcacatTTTACTTGAATGCAAATCTCGATATAAAGATCAAGGCACCGCTGCCAGGCTGCACTTGGCGCGACTCTACGCGTCGGCCGTTTGTACAAATGCATGCACGAACACAGCGATGTTATCGCTGTTGGAGCTGGTCGTGTCAAGTGCCGGGCGTTTACTCGGCGAGCTCGCCTTCGCCTTCGCAGCTTATTACGAGGTGTTCGGAGCCGAGCCGCGGTGAAACCACGATGCGCCTTGCCCTACTTGCCGAACGTCTTTGCTCGGGAGAGACGAGAGATAGAAGCGGACTCTCGCGTGGAAACGCGCGCGGCAGTCCTTAGTGATTTTCGTGATTCTCGGCGCGCGATTGCAGAACACTGCGAGACCTActggttttttatttttttttattttttcctttctttcttttttctttttttttaattaatcgatggTTTTATTGCGATATCGATAATTTCAGTCCGTGAAAGAATTAATTGCTTTTCGCTGCTGAATACGGTGTAGAATCGCCGAGTCCTCGACTTCTCTTTACATACTGTAATGGTACCGGCGGAGGTCTCGTCCTTCGAGCGACGAACGTCTTCTCAGGGACAATAAATGCGGAACCGTTTTCGAACTTCGAGGTCACCGTACGCTGGCGAAAGAAAATCAGAATCGTGAACGTTGCACGCATAAACTTAcggctgttttttttttttctttctttctttttcctcaaataacagtaaatatatttagaagcCACGGAAATACGTACGAGTTCTTTCTTAAATTGACGCAAATGTCTTGATCGTCGTGTATAAAACATCGATTTTATGTGCGATTCAAGACTGTGTGCTGGATAAAATTTCGAACacgtttatttcaatttaccGTTTAAAACAAAGCAATATATTAATCACATCGAACAAagaaatgcaataaataaatattggaaTAATTATAAGAGTCTTCTTTGTCTTTGTAGAATGGCGATCTGTGCATATCAATTCTGCACCCACCCGTAGATGATCCACAAAGTGGCGAGCTGCCCTGTGAGAGGTGGAATCCAACTCAAAATGTCAGGTGAGTACAGAGTTGttacacaaaataaaaaaaaaaaaataaataaataaaaaaagaggaaaagaataaaaagtttgattaaaagaaattggaaACAATTGAGCTTCAAGCTGTGCGACAAAAATACAATAACTTtgataagattaattattaatcgattaCATTTCTCATGTCTTAGGACTATCTTGCTATCGGTGATCTCTTTGTTAAACGAGCCCAACACGTATAGTCCAGCCAACGTTGACGCATCCGTAATGTATAGACGTTGGCGCGATTCCAAAGGACGAGACAAAGAATATGAAAATATCATAAGGTAAAACATCATCAGTAACGTCATTGCGTGACATCATGCGACTAGT belongs to Cardiocondyla obscurior isolate alpha-2009 linkage group LG23, Cobs3.1, whole genome shotgun sequence and includes:
- the LOC139111196 gene encoding ubiquitin-conjugating enzyme E2 R2, which translates into the protein MAQPTSSALRALALEYKSLQEEPVEGFRVKLVNEDNMFEWEVAIFGPPDTLYQGGYFKAHMKFPPDYPYSPPSIRFMTKVWHPNVYENGDLCISILHPPVDDPQSGELPCERWNPTQNVRTILLSVISLLNEPNTYSPANVDASVMYRRWRDSKGRDKEYENIIRKQAQAAKMEAEKEGIVVPVTLEDYCIKTRARPAEQQLDMTDFYDDEYELDDDEDEQLSATDYEDGDDSGNGES